The proteins below are encoded in one region of Danio rerio strain Tuebingen ecotype United States chromosome 12, GRCz12tu, whole genome shotgun sequence:
- the zfp36l2 gene encoding mRNA decay activator protein ZFP36L2 (The RefSeq protein has 2 substitutions compared to this genomic sequence) has protein sequence MSASVLSSIYDFDREKVPNSNAIYLHNMLEKRNVGVPLAASNTNSNRSFGYFRSNSTNHMDFNMSNRLQIGFESSTPAFMNKENKYRDRAFSDAGERSQQLQEMLQQKPGSQINSTRYKTELCRPFEENGSCKYGEKCQFAHGYHELRNLSRHPKYKTEPCRTFHTIGFCPYGPRCHFIHNADERRAATNNTQARLSQELGILGEKESSNPFLRPRERPKLHHSLSFSGFSSSRSSDTALIDNPTSRTPPPPNCSLTPTSPCLNAFTFPDQDLKAFLAPIIPHTQSSSLYSNIQTNGCPPSPPFKMSHLPSMYPLSESPVFDSPPSPPDSLSDPEGYLSGSCCSSGTISGSESPSMDANRRLPIFSRLSISDD, from the exons ATGTCTGCTTCGGTGCTGTCTTCCATATATGACTTCGACAGG GAAAAAGTCCCGAATTCGAATGCAATCTATCTCCACAATATGCTGGAAAAGAGGAATGTTGGGGTCCCGCTTGCTGCTTCCAACACCAACAGCAACAGGTCGTTTGGTTATTTCAGGAGTAACTCGACAAACCACATGGACTTCAACATGAGCAACAGGCTCCAGATCGGGTTTGAGAGCTCAACACCTGCCTTCATGAATAAAGAAAACAAGTACAGAGACCGCGCGTTCAGTGACGCGGGAGAACGCAGTCAACAGCTTCAGGAAATGCTTCAGCAAAAGCCCGGCTCTCAGATCAACTCCACCCGCTACAAAACCGAACTCTGCAGGCCTTTTGAGGAAAACGGCTCCTGCAAGTATGGAGAAAAGTGTCAGTTTGCTCATGGCTATCACGAACTGAGAAATCTGTCCCGTCACCCTAAGTACAAGACCGAGCCATGTCGCACATTCCACACTATTGGTTTTTGCCCGTACGGCCCACGCTGCCACTTCATTCACAACGCTGATGAGCGCAGAGCTGCTACAAATAACACTCAAGCGAGGCTCAGCCAGGAGCTCTGCATCCTTGGAGAGAAGGAGTCTTCGAACCTATTCCTGAGACCAAGGGAAAGACCAAAGCTGCACCACAGCCTTAGCTTTTCCGGCTTCTCCAGCTCCCGCAGCAGTGACACGGCTCTGATTGACAACCCAACATCACGAACGCCCCCACCACCTAACTGCTCGCTCACTCCCACCTCACCCTGCCTGAACGCCTTCACGTTCCCCGATCAGGATCTTAAGGCTTTTCTTGCCCCAATCATCCCTCATACCCAAAGCAGCAGCTTGTACAGTAACATCCAGACCAACGGCTGCCCGCCTTCACCACCTTTCAAAATGAGCCACTTGCCCTCCATGTATCCACTCTCAGAGTCTCCAGTGTTCGATTCTCCACCAAGCCCGCCAGATTCCCTCTCAGATCCTGAAGGGTATCTAAGCGGCTCCTGCTGTTCCTCTGGCACAATCAGCGGCTCGGAGTCGCCCAGCATGGACGCAAATAGACGTCTGCCAATCTTCAGCAGGCTGTCGATTTCAGACGATTGA